One bacterium genomic window, AAGCAAACAATGTCGCCCCGACCGAACTGGGTGAATACCGCCGAAAAGTTGGAGCGAATCAATGTCGGCCGATATCGAATCCAGAAAGTAATCCCCAAGTCCCGGATCTTGGGCTTCATAAAACAGAACCCCATCTACCAAGTCCCGTTCAGCTTCGTCAAGAATCCTGATTTTCACCGGGTTCGCTCTCGAATACGACGTTTGGCATCTCCCCAATCGCCATACACTGAGGTTCCTTCCTGAACCCTTAATTCGCGCGCCTTTAAAACATCAGCATGCCACGCCGGTACAGGAATATCTTTTGGGGTTCGCTTGAGGCTGTCCCATATTTCTTCCAAAGTTTTGAATTTGTCCGCAACGGTCATTTTGTCAAGGGGTAGTGCGATTTCCATAGGATCTCCCTCCAATCACTTAAAATTGTACCCTTTGATCTTGTCGTATTCAATTCTGATATTCTAGTCGCCTTCAACGTTTGCGAGCTCACCAGGGTGAGCAATACGTTGCGAGACTTTGTTCGGCTCTTTCCTAATTCCTAGTCCTACCATCACCTCCAGCGCACTAAGAGATTGATGAGCGCAAGCACAGGCAAGACGGTGGGAAATGAAAAGAACCTAAAATATGCACCGGGCTTTACG contains:
- a CDS encoding addiction module protein produces the protein MEIALPLDKMTVADKFKTLEEIWDSLKRTPKDIPVPAWHADVLKARELRVQEGTSVYGDWGDAKRRIRERTR
- a CDS encoding type II toxin-antitoxin system RelE/ParE family toxin; the encoded protein is MKIRILDEAERDLVDGVLFYEAQDPGLGDYFLDSISADIDSLQLFGGIHPVRSGRHCLLATKFPYAIYYKLVNRVVHVQAVLDCRRDPAWIEKRLK